The genomic window CCGACAAAAACGAGCACGCCAAGTTCTTCAAATGAAACCAATAAACCAAAAGAACCTAGTCAACCAAAAGAAATGAATCAGGCAAAAACGATTCAAATGACAGCAACGGCTTATTCAGCTGAATGTAATGGCTGTAGCGGGATTACGGCAACAGGCATTAATCTTTTAAGTGACCGCAATATGAAAGTTGTAGCGGTTGATCCAAGTGTAATTCCATTAGGGTCTAGAGTTCATGTAGAAGGTTATGGAGAAGCGATTGCTGGGGATACTGGTGGTGCAATTACTGGAAACAAAATTGATCTCCATGTTCCGACAAGTAGTGAAGCAATGAGTTACGGACGTAAGACAGTCAATGTAACCATCCTTGATTAAACCATGAAAAGAAGCGAACGCTAGTCGCTTCTTTTTTTTTTGGTATAAAACAGCTAAAATAAAAGGAGTATATGTGATACATGAAAGAGGAAAAAATGAAGATAAAAGAAATAATCGTTGTAGAAGGACGATCAGACACAGTTGCGATAAAGCGAGCGGTTGATGCAGATACGATTGAAACAAATGGATCTGCGATTGGTGAAGACGTATTAAAACGTATAGAACTCGCCTATGAAAGAAGAGGCGTCATTATCTTAACCGATCCAGATTATCCTGGTACTCGTATTAGAAGAATTGTCAGTGAACGTGTCCCGGGTAGTAAACACGCATTTATCCCAAAAGCAAAAGCAATGAGAAACAATCGGACTTTAGGTGTGGAACATGCAAGTGATGAGGCAATTCGTCAAGCACTAGAAGATGTGCGTTCCACAGGAAAAGATCATTATAAATCGGCTATTTCTGTTAGCGATTTAATAAAGGCCGGTTTGCTGTCAGGTGCCGGAGCAAAGAAGAAAAGGGAAGCGTTAGGGGAACGACTAGCGATTGGCTATGCCAATGGAAAACAATTAAAAAAAAGACTGGATGCCTTTGAAATTACGATAGAAGAGTTTGCACAAGCATTAAAGGACATTGAGGTAACGGAGGAATTACGTACGTGAAAAAAGACATTGCGACACCAGCTCGAACGAAAGAAATATTAGCGAAGCATCGCTTTCAATTAAAAAAAAGTTTAGGACAAAATTTCTTAATTGATTTAAATATATTAAACGGAATTGTTGAAGCGAGTGGGTTTACAGAAGAAGACGGTGTCATTGAAATTGGTCCAGGTATCGGCGCACTAACAGAACAATTGGCGAAAAAAGCAAAAAAAGTCGTCGCGTTTGAAATTGACGATCGGCTTCTTCCTATATTAGAAGATACGCTGTCCCCTTATCCAAATGTGGAAGTCATTCATCAAGATGTATTAAAAGCCGACCTTGTTGACATCATCGCTTCTAAGTTTAACGACACGGAACATGTGCATGTCGTTGCTAATTTGCCTTACTATGTGACAACACCAATCTTGATGAAATTGTTAGAGGATCGCTTACCGCTTAAAAGCATTACGGTTATGATTCAAGCGGAGGTGGCTGATCGTATTGCAGCTGCCCCATCAACAAAAGAATACGGCGCCTTATCCATAGCCGCTCAATATTACTCGGATGCAAAAAAACGTCTGCATGTACCTGCGAGTGTCTTTGTACCAGCACCACGCGTAGATTCTGCTGTGTTAAAACTAACCATTCGAGATCAGCCTTTAGTACATGTAACGGATGAAGCATGGTTCTTTAAAGTGTTTCATGCCTGTTTCGCCAATCGCAGAAAAACCATTATCAATAACCTGGTTCATAATTTAGTGGGAAAAGAAAAAAAAGCATTGGCACAGCAAGGGTTGGAACAAGCAAATATAGATCCGATGCGAAGAGGCGAAACGTTATCAATTGAAGAATTTGCTGCTTTAAGTAATGAATTAGATCAACTGTTAGACGAAAGCCGTTAAAACGAGTCACAGCCCCCTATATACTCACATAGGCTAGACGAGAGGGGGCAACGTGATGACAGTGAAAACGGGTGATATAGTTGGTCGTCTCTCTTATAAATGTGATCTTTTATTTCGAGTATTGACCATTTCGAATGATGTAGTAACCCTTGTAGGGGAAGAAATGCGCTTACTTGCCGATGCGCCAATGGATGATTTAAAAGTGATGACGTTGAAGGAACGAGAAGAGGATAAAAATAAAGTGAAAGAGCAAGAAGAAGCCTCTTATCGTTTATTTCGTCAGGACGCAAAGCTCATGAAACGCAGACAAGATTATCAAACACATGCTGGTTATGAAGAAACATCACATTTCTTTGAGTTAAGAGGAAGAGTGTTACACCTCGATGGTGATGCGAACTATTTAAATCGATGTACAGATATTTACAATAAATTAGGAGTTCCTGTTTACGGTGTTCATCTTGCGGAAAAAGAGATGCCGTCCCAATTAGCTTCTTTATTAAAAATGGTGCAACCAGATATTTTAGTGGTCACAGGTCATGATGCGTATTCAAAAGCAAAAGGAAATCGAAATGACCTAAAGGCTTATCGTCACACAAAGTATTTCGCTGAATGTGTGCGTATTGCCCGTAATCATACAAAAGACCTCGATCGTTTACTAATCTTTGCCGGCGCGTGTCAGTCTCATTTTGAAACGTTAATACGAGCTGGAGCGAATTTTGCGTCTTCACCGGATCGTGTCAATATCCACGCCTTAGACCCTGTATATATAGCTTCTAAATTAAGTCGAACATCATTTTCTGATACGGTTAATTTATGGGATATTATTCGAAATACCATTACCGGCCAAAAAGGTCTTGGTGGAATTGAAACGAAAGGTAGCATGAGACTCGGATTACCATACAAAGAAGAATACGAAGATGAAATAGATCCTTCTTAGCTACTGGATGAACCGGCAGGAACTTGAGGAATAACAACATGAATGACGGGCGCTTCGATTATGAGCAACGTCAAAGCTCTTTTGAAAGCATGTCCGTCATCTTCTTACGCTATTGTTATTCTTTTTCCATGCGCGGCTTTAACGGATTTATTTACTGATGAAAGGCATGCCAAATTATCAATGGGTATATTTTTTAAAAAAAATTAATGAAAAGATGTCAATTTCTAATAAAATTGGACAAAAAACATATACTATCTACAACATATTACAATATTAGTCATTGACACAAGCATGGAACGTTGTTAAAATTATTTATTTTGACTTTCAAACCATTCCTTGGTATAATGTCTATAGTGAGGTGGTTGTGGAAAATGGCAAAGACGTTAATTGACATTAAGCGAGCACTAGATAGTAACATTGGAAAGAAAATAACAATTAAAGCAAATGGAGGACGTAAAAAATCGTCTGAACAGTCAGGTATGATTGAAGAGACGTATCCGTCTGTATTTATTGTTAAGCTAGATGAAGATCAAAATTCTGTTGAGCGTGTTTCTTATAGTTATGCAGATGTTTTAACGGAAACTGTACAATTACTATTACCAGGTGACAGCGGTAAGCCCGCAACGCTCATCTAAGAAACGAGACTTTCTTTCCAAAAAAAAGAAAGTCTTTTTTTTTTGGATTTGTGCACACTATAAACGCAGTTAATAATCAAGCAAAGGGGCGGTTTTATCATGAGCAGAAGACGAGGCGTTATGTCCGATCGCTTAAAGGAAGAAATTGCAAAAGAGCTTGGCTTTTATGACACTGTAGAAAAAGAAGGTTGGGGCGGCATTAAAGCAAAGGATGCCGGCAACATGGTAAAGCGAGCAATTGAGCTGGCTGAACAAAACCTTCATGCACGAAAATAATTACTGTGGTCTATGGTTCAGTGGTATTCCCACTGAATCGTAGATTTTTTGTTTAAACAATCTCTATTTGGGAATAGTAATACTACTAACCTATTAAATTGGAGATGATGAAAATGAGTTTACAAGAATATATTACCGAAATTAACAATATGTTGGAAGAAGCGAAGACACCTGTACATAATGAGAATAACGAGTAAATCACCCTTTTTTCACTAAGGGTGTTTTTTTATGATGCATCGAACAGGAGAAAAGGTGGTATGTTCGATTCACAAGTGATAAAATAACCTCAGCATTATGCATGTATAGAAGGTGAGAAAGTGAAGGTTTCCATTAAGGCACCGGCAAAGATTAATTTGTCATTAGATGTATTAAGAAAGCGTAACGATGGTTATCATGAAGTAAAAATGATTATGACCATGGTTGATTTAGCGGACCGAATTGATTTAACAAGTTGTGACTCTGGAAAAATAACGGTGGATGTTTCAGAGGGTTTTGTTCCAAATGACGAACGGAACTTTGCTTACCAAGCGGCCGCTTTGTTAAAGAAGAAATACAAGGTATCAGCAGGTGTTCATATTTATATTACAAAGCGTATACCTGTAGCTGCAGGACTTGCAGGCGGAAGTAGCGATGCAGCAGCAACGTTGAAAGGGTTAAATCAGCTATGGGAGCTTGGTTTGACGCTGGATCAACTAGCTGAATTAGGTGCTGAAATTGGCTCTGATGTTTCTTTTTGTGTGTATGGCGGAACTGCGCTTGCCACAGGTAGAGGTGAAATCATTGAATCCATTCCATCTCCACCACCGTTATGGGTCATCCTTGCTAAGCCACCAATTGGTGTTTCAACTAAGGAAATCTACGGTAATGTAAAGCTTCATCGGGCTAAGCATGCGGATATTGAAGCGATGCTTACAGCGCTTGAGAATCAAGATACAGACGGCATTTTCGCCCATCTTCATAATACGTTAGAAGATGTGACACTCGAATTGTATCCAGAAGTAAAGCATTTAAAGGACCAGATGAAACGATTTGGTGCAGATGCTGTGTTAATGAGTGGAAGTGGGCCAACTGTTTTTGGTTTAGTGAAAACAGAATCAAGAGTGAATCGAATTTATAACGGATTAAGAGGTTTTTGCGAAGAAGTTCACGCTGTTCGATTAATTCGTACAAGCAATACTTGTCCAAAACCGGATGAAAGTGATATCTTATAAGTATATAATTCGGTTATGGCTCGGAGGGATTATGAAAAAATTAAAACGTAGTTCACGTCTGGTTGATATGACGTATTTTTTGCTCCAACATCCACATGAAGTAATCTCATTAACGCATTTTTCGGAGCGTTACCAAGCAGCGAAGTCATCTATTAGTGAGGATTTAGTTATTATTAAAGAAATGTTTGAAGATGAAGGCTATGGAGCGCTGTTAACGATCCCAGGGGCAAGTGGCGGTGTGAAATATATGCCGAGAATGAATAAGGAAGAAGCAGAAACGCTTGTTCATCAACTAGTCCTTGATCTAAATAAGCCGGAACGTATTTTACCTGGCGGGTATCTGTACATGATGGATGTATTAGGAAATCCTAAATTGTTACATGAAGTCGGTCGATTATTTGCGGCTGCGCTGTATGATAAAGAGATTGATGCTGTTATGACGGTTGCCACAAAAGGTATTCCACTTGCATATGCAGTAGGTCAGCACTTAGGAGTACCGGTTAGTATTGTGCGGCGTGATCATAGAATTACGGAAGGATCGATGGTGAGCATTAATTATGCTTCAGGTTCATCAGACCGTATTCAAACCATGACTTTAGCAAGACGAAGCTTAGCTGCTGGTTCTAAAGTATTCATTGTGGACGATTTTATGAAAGCTGGTGGAACTATTCGCGGAATGGTTGATCTATTAGCAGAATTTGATGCAGATCTAGTAGGGATCGGCGTGCTAGTTGAAGCGGCTGAGGTGTCTGAACGGTTGGTCGATGATTACGTGTCGTTAACGAAGCTAACGAATGTCGATGCTCGCGAAAAGCAGATTGAATTGTTAAGTGGGAATATATTAGATCGATTACATTAAAAGGGGACAAAAAAATGAAAATTGTTCATACGACGAATGCACCACAAGCAATTGGACCTTACTCACAAGGAATGATTGTAAACAATATGTTCTACAGCTCTGGTCAAATTCCTCTAACAGCGGAAGGCGAACTTATAAAAGGAACAGTTGAAGAGCAAACGCATCAAGTTTTCCATAACCTTAAAGCGGTTTTAAAGGAAGCCGGCTCTTCTCTTGATAAGGTAATTAAAGCAACCGTATTCATTAAAGATATGAATGATTTTCCACGCATTAATGAGGTTTATGGAGAATACTTCTCGGAGCATAAACCAGCCCGTTCATGTGTTGAAGTTGCTCGTTTACCGAAAGATGTATTAATTGAAATTGAAGTAATTGCTTTAGTATAAAAAAGAAAAAGCTAAGCGAAACGAAAGCTTCTCTGTTTTGCTAGCTTTTTTTTGTAAAAGGAATGACGTTTATATGAAGCGATTAAAGTTGTTTTAACGTTTGTTTCTTATTACGGTTCTTGGTACGTTGTACTGAAACGAGGATGAAAGTAATTATTTTTTGAAAAATCGTAAAAAAACTTCAATTGTTTGAAGGAAAAAGGAAACCTCTCTAGAATGTAGTATACAGATAATCTATAAGAGAGGTGACCATCATGGAAATTACTGACGTAAGGTTACGGCGTGTCCAAACGGAAGGGCGTATGCGGGCAATTGCATCTATAACAATTGACCATGAATTCGTTGTTCACGATATTCGTGTAATCGATGGAAACAACGGCCTATTCGTTGCAATGCCGAGCAAGAGAACACCTGACGGAGAATTTAGAGACATTGCACACCCAATCTCCTCTAAAACTAGGGAAAAGATTCAAGTGGCTGTTATAGACGAGTACGAGCGAGTAGGAGAATATGAAGACGCTACCAATTATGAAGAAGCTGGTGCTTCGTAACAATAGGTTGAAGCTAAACCAGTCTGTGCAAAACGCAGGCTGGTTTTTTTGTATATTTTTCAAGTATGTAAAGACGTCCAGAGATATTGAAATACGTGGTGGTTTCAAGTATAGTTTTAATGATGAACATGAACGAGTGTGGAGGGGAATATGAGCGGACGATATGCAATTGTTCTTGCTGCTGGGCAAGGAACAAGAATGAAGTCAAAGCTTTATAAAGTGTTACACCCAGTTTGTGGAAAACCAATGGTCGAACACGTTGTAGATCAAGCGAAAGCGGTCGGCTTTGATGACATCGCAGTTGTTGTTGGTCACGGTGCGGAGCAAGTAAAAGAAGCGATCCCAACTGGCGCTTCCTTTGTACTGCAAAATGAGCAACTTGGTACTGGGCATGCGGTACAGTGTGCAGAATCATTGTTGAAAGGGAAGAACGGTACAACAGTGGTCCTGTGTGGTGATACGCCATTAATAACAGCCGAAACGTTAAAGACTCTGATTGCGTTTCATGAACAGGAAGCAGCAAAAGCAACTATCTTAACAGCATATGCCGACAATCCACATGGATATGGACGAATTATTCGTGGCTCAAACGGTGAAGTCGATAAAATAGTTGAACAAAAAGATGCATCTAGCGAAGAGCTTCGTGTGAATGAGATTAATACAGGTATTTACTGTTTTGATAACAATACGTTATTTGACGTATTACAAATGGTGACAAATGAGAATAAACAAGGTGAATACTACTTACCAGACGTAATTGGACTCTTAAATAAAAAAGAGGAAAAAGTGTGTGCCTATGTTACACCA from Shouchella hunanensis includes these protein-coding regions:
- the yabG gene encoding sporulation peptidase YabG, translated to MTVKTGDIVGRLSYKCDLLFRVLTISNDVVTLVGEEMRLLADAPMDDLKVMTLKEREEDKNKVKEQEEASYRLFRQDAKLMKRRQDYQTHAGYEETSHFFELRGRVLHLDGDANYLNRCTDIYNKLGVPVYGVHLAEKEMPSQLASLLKMVQPDILVVTGHDAYSKAKGNRNDLKAYRHTKYFAECVRIARNHTKDLDRLLIFAGACQSHFETLIRAGANFASSPDRVNIHALDPVYIASKLSRTSFSDTVNLWDIIRNTITGQKGLGGIETKGSMRLGLPYKEEYEDEIDPS
- the spoVG gene encoding septation regulator SpoVG, with product MEITDVRLRRVQTEGRMRAIASITIDHEFVVHDIRVIDGNNGLFVAMPSKRTPDGEFRDIAHPISSKTREKIQVAVIDEYERVGEYEDATNYEEAGAS
- the rnmV gene encoding ribonuclease M5, producing the protein MKIKEIIVVEGRSDTVAIKRAVDADTIETNGSAIGEDVLKRIELAYERRGVIILTDPDYPGTRIRRIVSERVPGSKHAFIPKAKAMRNNRTLGVEHASDEAIRQALEDVRSTGKDHYKSAISVSDLIKAGLLSGAGAKKKREALGERLAIGYANGKQLKKRLDAFEITIEEFAQALKDIEVTEELRT
- the ispE gene encoding 4-(cytidine 5'-diphospho)-2-C-methyl-D-erythritol kinase; its protein translation is MKVSIKAPAKINLSLDVLRKRNDGYHEVKMIMTMVDLADRIDLTSCDSGKITVDVSEGFVPNDERNFAYQAAALLKKKYKVSAGVHIYITKRIPVAAGLAGGSSDAAATLKGLNQLWELGLTLDQLAELGAEIGSDVSFCVYGGTALATGRGEIIESIPSPPPLWVILAKPPIGVSTKEIYGNVKLHRAKHADIEAMLTALENQDTDGIFAHLHNTLEDVTLELYPEVKHLKDQMKRFGADAVLMSGSGPTVFGLVKTESRVNRIYNGLRGFCEEVHAVRLIRTSNTCPKPDESDIL
- a CDS encoding small, acid-soluble spore protein, alpha/beta type, with protein sequence MSRRRGVMSDRLKEEIAKELGFYDTVEKEGWGGIKAKDAGNMVKRAIELAEQNLHARK
- the rsmA gene encoding 16S rRNA (adenine(1518)-N(6)/adenine(1519)-N(6))-dimethyltransferase RsmA, which translates into the protein MKKDIATPARTKEILAKHRFQLKKSLGQNFLIDLNILNGIVEASGFTEEDGVIEIGPGIGALTEQLAKKAKKVVAFEIDDRLLPILEDTLSPYPNVEVIHQDVLKADLVDIIASKFNDTEHVHVVANLPYYVTTPILMKLLEDRLPLKSITVMIQAEVADRIAAAPSTKEYGALSIAAQYYSDAKKRLHVPASVFVPAPRVDSAVLKLTIRDQPLVHVTDEAWFFKVFHACFANRRKTIINNLVHNLVGKEKKALAQQGLEQANIDPMRRGETLSIEEFAALSNELDQLLDESR
- the veg gene encoding biofilm formation stimulator Veg, whose product is MAKTLIDIKRALDSNIGKKITIKANGGRKKSSEQSGMIEETYPSVFIVKLDEDQNSVERVSYSYADVLTETVQLLLPGDSGKPATLI
- a CDS encoding RidA family protein, which produces MKIVHTTNAPQAIGPYSQGMIVNNMFYSSGQIPLTAEGELIKGTVEEQTHQVFHNLKAVLKEAGSSLDKVIKATVFIKDMNDFPRINEVYGEYFSEHKPARSCVEVARLPKDVLIEIEVIALV
- the purR gene encoding pur operon repressor — translated: MKKLKRSSRLVDMTYFLLQHPHEVISLTHFSERYQAAKSSISEDLVIIKEMFEDEGYGALLTIPGASGGVKYMPRMNKEEAETLVHQLVLDLNKPERILPGGYLYMMDVLGNPKLLHEVGRLFAAALYDKEIDAVMTVATKGIPLAYAVGQHLGVPVSIVRRDHRITEGSMVSINYASGSSDRIQTMTLARRSLAAGSKVFIVDDFMKAGGTIRGMVDLLAEFDADLVGIGVLVEAAEVSERLVDDYVSLTKLTNVDAREKQIELLSGNILDRLH